One part of the Ziziphus jujuba cultivar Dongzao chromosome 2, ASM3175591v1 genome encodes these proteins:
- the LOC125422256 gene encoding LEAF RUST 10 DISEASE-RESISTANCE LOCUS RECEPTOR-LIKE PROTEIN KINASE-like 2.8, whose product MTLLFDHFSSKKSRIFHESISFMDSSSLSSMLLPSILKQLITILFIFSGTLSTISHCSSSREEEERYTDCGRTYSCGDLKNISYPFWGTDFRPPTCGREGFENECRNNNQSLIQINDQQFRILGIYQTGYRMKIARTDLLESDSLCNQNAAVAITLNYTLFDYAPSV is encoded by the coding sequence ATGACACtcttatttgatcatttttcttccaaaaaatcTCGAATTTTCCATGAGAGCATTTCATTTATGgattcatcatcattatcatctatGTTGTTACCATCCATCCTAAAACAACTCATCACCATCCTCTTCATCTTCTCTGGAACTCTGTCAACAATATCTCACTGCAGCAGCAGCCGCGAAGAAGAAGAACGCTATACAGATTGTGGTCGTACCTACAGTTGTGGTGACCTCAAAAACATTTCCTACCCTTTCTGGGGAACTGATTTCAGGCCCCCAACCTGCGGTCGAGAAGGCTTCGAGAATGAGTGCCGAAACAACAACCAATCGCTTATACAAATCAATGATCAACAGTTTCGAATTCTGGGCATCTACCAAACTGGTTACAGAATGAAAATTGCAAGAACTGATCTCCTCGAATCTGATAGTCTCTGCAACCAAAATGCTGCTGTTGCCATCACTTTGAATTACACGCTGTTCGATTATGCACCAAGCGTTTGA
- the LOC132800743 gene encoding PR5-like receptor kinase — translation MTNNNSHEVGRGAFGVVCKGKLQDGSDVVVKILTEPKENGDKENSDVFISEVASISKTAHVNVIKLLELCLQRCRRALIYEYMPKGSLEKFIFINRSKTTRDLAWEKLLQIAIEIA, via the coding sequence ATGACCAACAATAATTCACATGAAGTAGGTCGTGGAGCCTTTGGTGTTGTGTGCAAAGGAAAGTTACAGGATGGTTCAGATGTGGTTGTCAAGATCCTAACCGAACCCAAAGAGAATGGAGACAAAGAGAATAGCGACGTGTTTATCAGTGAGGTAGCAAGCATCAGTAAAACTGCTCATGTAAATGTTATTAAACTTTTGGAACTTTGCTTACAAAGATGCAGAAGGGCTCTCATTTACGAGTACATGCCTAAAGGATCACTTGAAAAGTTCATATTCATAAATCGTTCAAAAACTACTCGTGACTTAGCATGGGAAAAACTGCTCCAAATTGCTATAGAGATTGCTTGA